Proteins co-encoded in one Centroberyx gerrardi isolate f3 chromosome 18, fCenGer3.hap1.cur.20231027, whole genome shotgun sequence genomic window:
- the LOC144542800 gene encoding trace amine-associated receptor 1-like translates to MAIAPFIVRVLLYIFFGSVSVLTVCGNLLVITSIIYFKQLHTPTNYLILSLAVSDFLVGAVSLPFSMKYSATKCWYIEDLFCKIRLSIDISLCISSILNLCCISVDRYYAVCQPLRYRTKINGHVAGVMILVNWSVSVLVGLGTTILGVNRGKCDITCFTIIFPISLVMSSFFSFFLPAIIMLSIYLKIFLVAQRQARSIQNTNCQSIKSGAYVSKKERKATKTLAIVMGIFLICWTPFFLCVTLRPLNNYSTPAPVSETVSWLGMSNSMINPFVYAFFYSWFRAAFRMIISGKIFQGDFANSKLF, encoded by the coding sequence ATGGCAATCGCCCCTTTTATAGTACGTGTATTGTTATACATTTTCTTTGGCTCAGTATCTGTTCTCACAGTATGTGGTAACCTTCTTGTAATTACTTCCATCATTTACTTCAAACAGCTCCACACTCCAACTAactacctcatcctctctctggctgtgtcTGACTTCCTTGTAGGGGCTGTAAGTTTGCCTTTCAGCATGAAATACTCTGCAACCAAATGTTGGTATATTGAAGATTTATTTTGTAAGATACGGCTTAGCATTGATATTTCACTGTGTATATCTTCTATTCTGAACTTATGTTGTATTTCTGTTGACAGATATTATGCAGTGTGTCAGCCTTTGAGATATAGAACTAAAATAAATGGTCATGTTGCTGGGGTCATGATCCTGGTGAACTGGAGTGTTTCTGTCCTAGTTGGACTAGGCACAACAATTCTGGGAGTTAATCGtggaaaatgtgacattacGTGTTTTACAATTATTTTTCCAATTTCACTCGTTATGTCaagttttttctcattttttctccCAGCAATCATAATGCTCAGTATCTACCTTAAGATTTTCCTGGTGGCACAGAGACAGGCACGTAGCATCCagaacacaaactgtcagagcATAAAGTCTGGAGCATATGTCAgtaagaaggagagaaaggccacAAAAACTCTGGCTATCGTTATGGGAATTTTTCTGATCTGTTggactcctttctttctttgtgtcacCTTGCGACCTTTGAATAATTATTCAACACCAGCTCCTGTGAGTGAAACAGTTTCATGGCTTGGAATGTCAAATTCAATGATCAATCCATTTGTTTATGCATTCTTTTACAGCTGGTTCCGGGCGGCTTTCAGAATGATCATCTCCGGCAAAATATTTCAAGGTGATTTTGCAAACTCAAAACTGTTTTGA
- the LOC139916243 gene encoding trace amine-associated receptor 1-like yields MAIAPFIVRVLLYIFFGSVSVLTVCGNLLVITSIIYFKQLHTPTNYLILSLAVSDFLVGAVSLPFSMKYSATKCWYIEDLFCKIRLSIDISLCISSILNLCCISVDRYYAVCQPLRYRTKINGHVAGVMILVNWSVSALVGLGTTILGVNRGKCDITCFTIIFPISLVMSSFFSFFLPAIIMLSIYLKIFLVAQRQARSIQNTNCQSIKSGAYVSKKERKATKTLAIVMGIFLICWTPFFLCVTLRPLNNYSTPAPVSETVSWLGMSNSMINPFVYAFFYSWFRAAFRMIISGKIFQGDFANSKLF; encoded by the coding sequence ATGGCAATCGCCCCTTTTATAGTACGTGTATTGTTATACATTTTCTTTGGCTCAGTATCTGTTCTCACAGTATGTGGTAACCTTCTTGTAATTACTTCCATCATTTACTTCAAACAGCTCCACACTCCAACTAactacctcatcctctctctggctgtgtcTGACTTCCTTGTAGGGGCTGTAAGTTTGCCTTTCAGCATGAAATACTCTGCAACCAAATGTTGGTATATTGAAGATTTATTTTGTAAGATACGGCTTAGCATTGATATTTCACTGTGTATATCTTCTATTCTGAACTTATGTTGTATTTCTGTTGACAGATATTATGCAGTGTGTCAGCCTTTGAGATATAGAACTAAAATAAATGGTCATGTTGCTGGGGTCATGATCCTGGTGAACTGGAGTGTTTCTGCCCTAGTTGGACTAGGCACAACAATTCTGGGAGTTAATCGtggaaaatgtgacattacGTGTTTTACAATTATTTTTCCAATTTCACTCGTTATGTCaagttttttctcattttttctccCAGCAATCATAATGCTCAGTATCTACCTTAAGATTTTCCTGGTGGCACAGAGACAGGCACGTAGCATCCagaacacaaactgtcagagcATAAAGTCTGGAGCATATGTCAgtaagaaggagagaaaggccacAAAAACTCTGGCTATCGTTATGGGAATTTTTCTGATCTGTTggactcctttctttctttgtgtcacCTTGCGACCTTTGAATAATTATTCAACACCAGCTCCTGTGAGTGAAACAGTTTCATGGCTTGGAATGTCAAATTCAATGATCAATCCATTTGTTTATGCATTCTTTTACAGCTGGTTCCGGGCGGCTTTCAGAATGATCATCTCCGGCAAAATATTTCAAGGTGATTTTGCAAACTCAAAACTGTTTTGA